A window of Tripterygium wilfordii isolate XIE 37 chromosome 7, ASM1340144v1, whole genome shotgun sequence contains these coding sequences:
- the LOC120002590 gene encoding acid phosphatase 1-like, translated as MWVSIPQNNISTYYVGFTLFVLTGRSEYQGNAPSKNLIFSGYSDWEKLILRGPLDQGVPATVYKSQKRKQLVDDGNRIRGNSGDQWSDLLGFAIAKRSFKLQNPMYYIA; from the exons ATGTGGGTTTCAATTCCTCAAAACAatatctccacatattatgtgggtttCACTCTATTTGTGCTAACAGGGCGCAGTGAATATCAAGGAAATGCTCCCagtaaaaatcttattttttctGGCTATTCTGACTGGGAGAAACTTATCTTGAG GGGACCTTTAGACCAAGGCGTACCAGCAACTGTCTACAAATCTCAAAAGAGAAAGCAGCTAGTTGATGATGGTAATAGGATTCGCGGGAACTCAGGAGATCAATGGAGTGATTTGTTGGGCTTTGCAATAGCAAAACGGTCCTTCAAACTCCAAAATCCAATGTATTACATTGCTTAG